From Rubrivirga sp. SAORIC476, a single genomic window includes:
- the purM gene encoding phosphoribosylformylglycinamidine cyclo-ligase produces MATYKEAGVDIDAGEEAVRRIKGHVRGTFTPGVLTDIGAFGGFFALDKDQYRDPVLVSSMDGVGTKLKVAQRVDRHDTVGQDLVNHCVNDIAVCGARPLFFLDYFAAGQIRPSVVEAVVKGFATACTENGCALIGGETAEMPDLYARGEYDLAGTIVGVVERDEIVDGSAIEAGDVLLGLPSTGLHTNGYTLARKVLFERFVAGDTPEALGGATVAEALLRVHRSYLDVIQALIAEDLAHGFAHVTGGGLVGNTSRIVPDGLALDVDWDAWTVPPLFRLIQDVGEVPEEDMRRTFNLGVGLVAVVRPDAVERALTVLGALGEPAFAIGSVVAA; encoded by the coding sequence ATGGCAACGTACAAGGAAGCGGGCGTCGACATCGACGCGGGCGAGGAGGCGGTTCGCCGCATCAAGGGTCACGTGCGGGGCACGTTCACGCCCGGCGTGCTGACCGACATTGGCGCGTTCGGCGGCTTCTTCGCCCTCGACAAGGACCAGTACCGCGACCCCGTGCTGGTCTCGTCCATGGACGGCGTCGGCACGAAGCTCAAGGTGGCCCAACGTGTCGACCGGCACGACACCGTCGGGCAGGACCTCGTCAACCACTGCGTGAACGACATCGCGGTGTGCGGCGCCCGGCCGCTGTTCTTCCTCGACTACTTCGCCGCCGGGCAGATCCGGCCGAGCGTGGTCGAGGCGGTCGTGAAGGGCTTCGCGACGGCCTGCACCGAGAACGGCTGCGCGCTGATCGGCGGCGAGACGGCCGAGATGCCCGACCTCTACGCGCGTGGCGAGTACGACCTCGCGGGCACCATCGTGGGCGTCGTGGAGCGGGACGAGATCGTGGACGGAAGCGCCATCGAGGCGGGCGACGTACTGCTCGGGCTGCCGTCGACCGGCCTCCACACGAACGGCTACACGCTGGCGCGCAAGGTGCTCTTCGAGCGGTTCGTGGCAGGCGACACGCCCGAGGCGCTCGGCGGGGCGACCGTCGCCGAGGCGCTGTTGCGGGTCCACCGGAGCTACCTCGACGTTATCCAGGCCCTCATCGCCGAGGACCTCGCGCACGGCTTCGCCCACGTCACCGGCGGCGGGCTGGTCGGCAACACGAGCCGCATCGTGCCCGACGGCCTCGCGCTCGACGTGGACTGGGACGCGTGGACCGTGCCGCCGCTGTTCCGTCTGATCCAGGACGTCGGCGAGGTGCCGGAGGAGGACATGCGCCGGACGTTCAACCTGGGCGTTGGCCTGGTGGCGGTCGTGCGGCCGGACGCCGTCGAGCGGGCACTGACGGTGCTCGGCGCGCTCGGCGAACCCGCCTTCGCCATCGGGAGCGTCGTCGCGGCGTAG